One Helianthus annuus cultivar XRQ/B chromosome 12, HanXRQr2.0-SUNRISE, whole genome shotgun sequence genomic region harbors:
- the LOC110892723 gene encoding uncharacterized protein LOC110892723, whose product MYVYDTENEISNRLHSFCNDGESSLSAEIVGVILNVLESCNKLVKLFRNARDLCSSHHMQSFCASLFGTQYERSYEKSSSGCIGAIVTDADHMSGKFDIIIRERDGTPKRISKLHPLYMALQYPLLIPFGDAGWSPDLSLRTRDGSRRKMTINKYYSYILHDHHNLYTLLLRGGRLFQQYIVDAYVCIEECRLDYVRKNQNVFRSEFLQGIHDAIERGDTEGHDVGKRTFLPSSFVGGPRYMYKHYQYALAICRVHGNPQYFITFTCNVKWPEIQRYLSRYPILKAQDRPDIIARVFQLKVKSLIKFLRSSRMFGDVVADLYTIEFQKRGLPHCHLLLWVATADRIREAYQIDDFISAEIPNPLTQSQLFAVVTDLMIHGPCGIVNPNSPSMESGSCSKKFPKDYHEHTTFDDKGNARYRRRSVGFSVNKSGVELDNRYVVPYNPVLCTQFTAHINVEYCGWSLLIKYLFKYISKGADRIHYKITRAPTETQSAQQCDSNQQNEIQNFLDGRFICPHEAA is encoded by the exons ATGTACGTCTATGATACGGAAAATGAAATCTCTAATAGGCTACATTCTTTTTGTAATGATGGTGAATCTTCTTTGTCTGCTGAGATAGTAGGTGTCATCCTAAATGTCTTAGAATCTTGCAATAAACTGGTCAAGCTTTTCCGTAATGCACGAGATCTTTGTTCTTCTCATCATATGCAGTCCTTCTgtgcttccctttttggcactCAGTATGAACGTTCTTATGAAAAGTCGTCTTCTGGTTGTATTGGTGCGATTGTGACTGATGCAGATCATATGTCTGGAAAGTTTGACATCATCATTCGTGAAAGAGATGGTACACCAAAGCGCATAAGTAAACTGCACCCACTTTATATGGCTTTGCAGTATCCTCTGCTTATACCATTTGGCGATGCGGGTTGGTCTCCTGACTTATCACTTCGCACCCGAGATGGTTCGCGCCGAAAGATGACTATTAATAAGTATTATAGCTATATACTTCATGACCACCATAATCTATACACATTACTTCTACGCGGTGGCCGATTGTTTCAACAATATATCGTCGACGCTTATGTGTGTATAGAAGAATGTCGGTTAGATTATGTAAGAAAAAATCAAAATGTCTTCCGCTCTGAGTTCTTACAAGGAATACACGATGCTATTGAACGTGGTGACACTGAAGGTCATGATGTTGGTAAACGGACATTCCTGCCATCGTCGTTTGTTGGTGGGCCAAGGTACATGTATAAGCATTATCAATACGCTTTGGCTATTTGTAGAGTACATGGCAATCCACAATACTTCATCACCTTCACCTGTAATGTAAAATGGCCAGAAATACAGAGATATCTTTCACGATATCCTATTTTGAAGGCTCAGGATCGCCCAGACATAATTGCTAGGGTTTTCCAGCTTAAAGTAAAGTCCTTGATTAAGTTTCTAAGAAGCTCACGTATGTTTGGGGATGTTGTTGCGG ATCTCTACACTATTGAGTTTCAGAAAAGAGGTTTACCACATTGTCATTTACTATTATGGGTGGCGACAGCTGATAGGATTCGAGAAGCCTATCAGATTGACGACTTTATTTCTGCAGAGATTCCAAATCCGTTAACTCAGTCTCAGTTGTTTGCGGTCGTTACCGATCTTATGATACATGGACCATGTGGCATTGTAAATCCTAACTCGCCAAGCATGGAATCCGGATCGTGCTCAAAGAAGTTCCCGAAAGATTATCACGAACATACGACGTTTGATGATAAGGGTAATGCACGTTATAGGAGACGTTCAGTTGGATTTAGTGTTAACAAGAGTGGTGTCGAATTGGACAATCGTTATGTTGTGCCTTACAATCCAGTTTTATGTACTCAATTTACGGCACACATTAATGTAGAGTATTGTGGTTGGAGTCTGCTTATTAAGTACCTATTTAAGTATATATCCAAAGGTGCTGATCGTATACACTACAAGATAACACGTGCTCCTACAGAAACACAATCTGCGCAACAATGCGACTCTAATCAGCAAAATGAAATACAAAACTTCTTAGATGGGAGGTTTATATGTCCACATGAGGCTGCTTAG